The Ananas comosus cultivar F153 linkage group 7, ASM154086v1, whole genome shotgun sequence genome has a window encoding:
- the LOC109713448 gene encoding protein OSB2, chloroplastic-like isoform X2, translated as MALLTPLSHFKPLLSLPSPNPSQNPNPNPNASPSSFLSLRRPPPPFRIRCSANHGGYGEDRVAPPRPQEIPWSKELANSVRLIGIVGSPVQIKHLSSGKSVAWTRLGVRKSAAETTWVNLTFWDELAHAAFQHVEKGHQVFVSGRLVSDVVAEEDDEKRQVYYKVVVQQLNFVERSFPPVSLYESEGNTVSSGEKVGKFDGNSSNSTEELWQAFFANPVDWWDNRRNKPPVEERLQTENSGAFDIARN; from the exons ATGGCGCTTCTCACCCCGCTCTCCCATTTCAaacccctcctctccctcccctctccAAACCcctcccaaaaccctaaccctaaccctaacgctTCCCCCTCCTCATTCCtctccctccgccgccctcctcctcccttcCGCATCCGATGCTCCGCCAACCACGGCGGCTACGGCGAGGACCGCGTCGCCCCTCCGCGGCCGCAGGAGATCCCCTGGAGCAAGGAGCTCGCCAACTCCGTGCGTCTGATCGGGATCGTCGGCTCCCCCGTCCAAATCAAGCACCTCAGCAGCGGCAAATCCGTCGCCTGGACCCGCCTCGGCGTCCGCAAATCCGCCGCGGAAACCACCTG GGTGAATCTAACGTTTTGGGACGAGTTGGCGCACGCGGCGTTCCAGCATGTGGAGAAGGGCCATCAGGTGTTCGTTTCCGGGCGGCTCGTCTCCGATGTCGTCgccgaggaggacgacgagaaGCGGCAGGTTTATTACAAG GTAGTAGTTCAGCAGCTGAATTTTGTTGAGAGGAGCTTCCCGCCGGTGTCGCTCTATGAATCAGAGGGAAACACGGTGTCTTCTG GTGAGAAAGTTGGAAAATTTGATGGTAATTCTTCTAACTCAACCGAGGAGCTTTGGCAAGCTTTCTTTGCCAATCCAGTGGACTGGTGGGATAACAGGAGAAATAAG CCGCCTGTAGAAGAGAGATTGCAAACAGAAAATTCTGGAGCTTTTGATATAGCAAGAAACTGA
- the LOC109713448 gene encoding protein OSB1, mitochondrial-like isoform X1: protein MALLTPLSHFKPLLSLPSPNPSQNPNPNPNASPSSFLSLRRPPPPFRIRCSANHGGYGEDRVAPPRPQEIPWSKELANSVRLIGIVGSPVQIKHLSSGKSVAWTRLGVRKSAAETTWVNLTFWDELAHAAFQHVEKGHQVFVSGRLVSDVVAEEDDEKRQVYYKVVVQQLNFVERSFPPVSLYESEGNTVSSGEKVGKFDGNSSNSTEELWQAFFANPVDWWDNRRNKRNPKYPDFKHKDTGEALWIEGKYNPPWVKSQLAILDSRMSSLQDNESKPAVSFMYTDELTPF from the exons ATGGCGCTTCTCACCCCGCTCTCCCATTTCAaacccctcctctccctcccctctccAAACCcctcccaaaaccctaaccctaaccctaacgctTCCCCCTCCTCATTCCtctccctccgccgccctcctcctcccttcCGCATCCGATGCTCCGCCAACCACGGCGGCTACGGCGAGGACCGCGTCGCCCCTCCGCGGCCGCAGGAGATCCCCTGGAGCAAGGAGCTCGCCAACTCCGTGCGTCTGATCGGGATCGTCGGCTCCCCCGTCCAAATCAAGCACCTCAGCAGCGGCAAATCCGTCGCCTGGACCCGCCTCGGCGTCCGCAAATCCGCCGCGGAAACCACCTG GGTGAATCTAACGTTTTGGGACGAGTTGGCGCACGCGGCGTTCCAGCATGTGGAGAAGGGCCATCAGGTGTTCGTTTCCGGGCGGCTCGTCTCCGATGTCGTCgccgaggaggacgacgagaaGCGGCAGGTTTATTACAAG GTAGTAGTTCAGCAGCTGAATTTTGTTGAGAGGAGCTTCCCGCCGGTGTCGCTCTATGAATCAGAGGGAAACACGGTGTCTTCTG GTGAGAAAGTTGGAAAATTTGATGGTAATTCTTCTAACTCAACCGAGGAGCTTTGGCAAGCTTTCTTTGCCAATCCAGTGGACTGGTGGGATAACAGGAGAAATAAG AGGAACCCGAAATACCCTGATTTTAAGCATAAGGACACCGGCGAAGCTTTGTGGATTGAGGGCAAGTACAACCCGCCCTGGGTAAAGTCTCAGTTGGCTATTTTGGACTCGAGGATGAGTTCTCTGCAGGATAATGAATCAAAACCTGCTGTCTCTTTCATGTACACCGACGAGTTGACACCATTTTAA
- the LOC109712436 gene encoding auxin-induced protein 22D-like, which yields MEGGRAGFVDDIDNLKATELRLGLPGTDDDDDNDKMEKTKLTVVAKSNKRSLPEADEAECQAEDRSEIDTKSTAPASKAQVVGWPPIRSYRKNSFQAMKSNSKEAEGNGMYVKVSMDGAPYLRKIDLKVYKGYKELREALEVMFKCFSHGMDGCNNNEFAIAYEDKDGDLMLAGDVPWEMFINSCKRLRIMKGHEARGLGSSP from the exons atggaagGCGGTAGGGCGGGTTTTGTCGACGACATCGATAACCTAAAGGCGACCGAGCTGAGGCTCGGATTGCCGGGCACTGACGATGACGACGACAACGACAAGATGGAGAAAACGAAGTTGACGGTCGTCGCGAAGAGTAATAAGCGCTCCCTCCCGGAGGCCGATGAGGCCGAGTGTCAAGCTGAGGACAGGTCGGAGATCGACACGAAAAGCACTGCACCAGCATCTAA GGCACAAGTAGTTGGATGGCCACCCATAAGATCTTACAGGAAGAACAGCTTCCAAGCCATGAAGAGCAATAGTAAAGAGGCAGAGGGGAATGGGATGTATGTGAAAGTTAGCATGGATGGGGCTCCTTACTTGAGAAAGATTGATCTCAAGGTGTACAAGGGTTACAAAGAGCTTAGAGAGGCTTTAGAGGTCATGTTCAAGTGCTTCTCTCATGGGATGGATGGGTGCAACAACAATGAGTTTGCTATTGCCTATGAGGACAAAGATGGGGACTTGATGTTGGCTGGTGATGTACCATGGGA GATGTTCATCAACTCTTGTAAGAGGCTGAGGATAATGAAAGGGCATGAAGCAAGAGGCTTGGGATCAAGCCCATGA